TTTTTCAAGCTTTCTCCAACAGCAATTACTAACATACATATTGCATCTAATTTTTCCATGCCAGCAGGAGTATTGGTGAAATCGTCGATAGATTTGATTGGCTCAAAACGATCTTGAACCGTTCGAGTTGCACTTAGAATTTGATTCAGAATGTCTTGAACGAGGGTTTTATCATACATAAATAGCGTCTTGCTCAATTCTTTGCTTTAGGCTTGGATTCATGCTATCACGCAATCGCACAATATCAACCTGATGTATCAATCGCTTTTCAAGATCCTTTTTGATGTGTACGATCAAGTAGGGGTCAGGAGTCCGAGTTTGTAACACAATATCGACATCACTTTGATCATTCATTTGATCTCTAGCAACCGAACCAAAAACACCAAGCAATATGATACCATATTTTTCAGCAGATGATTCCTTGAAATCTGATAATATGTTGATCACATCTGACCGTGTCATCCTGGATCCCACTTAAAGTTATAAAGTATAAATACTCAGCTCTGGTTGCTAAAATATGTCGCCAAACATACTGGCCTATTTCTCCACACGTGAATCCCAGGAATCTGGATGTTGGTGGAGATTCTGGATGGCTATTATAATGATTAGTTCGTTTTGTTGCTGATAAATAACTGCATATGGGAACCTATTAACCAGGCATCGACGAGTACGTTTTGAAAGTAATGTCCATGCTTCTGGATAATGGATTATCCGGCTGATACTCTTCTGTACTTCAGCTGCAAGCAGATACCCGAGACCATCACTTTGAGTATTGTAATAATCTATAGCCTCAGTAAGTTCCTGCTCAGCAGGATCAAGAAAACCAACTTTCATATCAATTATTTATTAATCTTGTCGAAAACTTCATCCGCAGTTCTGAGCTTAATTTTTCCCTGATCATAGGCATCTATTCGATTCTCTACTTCAATTGCCCAGGATGCATCGATATCATTACGATTTGAAAAATTAAAGCTGGCAAGTATCTTTTCTACAAGTTCTGCTCGTTCCATCGGGGAAAGATGGACTGCATCGTTCAATATTTGTTGTGCTTGGGCTGTCATAAAAACCTCACATTCCTTACATGTAAATTAACTTGATGTATTAAAATTGCAATCTACCAGTTCAATACAGCAGTAAATATTTACCAACAAATATATTTTAATACAGAGTAAACTACCTGACTTCGGTTGTACTTATAGAGGCAATAAAAAAGGCTAGCGATGCTGAGTTCTTTGAATAACGAATATCGATTAGCGATTGAAGAACTCAGAAATAAACCACTTCGCAGATCGGTGTTCCTTGCCCACCAGCTCTATGAGCTACGACCTGGCAGGAGGNNNNNNNNNNNNNNNNNNNNNNNNNNNNNNNNNNNNNNNNNNNNNNNNNNNNNNNNNNNNNNNNNNNNNNNNNNNNNNNNNNNNNNNNNNNNNNNNNNNNGGCGTAGTCTGTAAGATGAAGACGTACGTGTGCGGGCATAGTCTGTAAGACGAAGACCCATGAGTCCGTGGCTCATTGTTGTTATTATAGGACTTGCGACAGGGGCTTGACTGGAAAGTGACCATTTATGATAATTTTTCTTGCATGGATCAATAGGTTAATCCCATCTGGACATTCTTTTCATGCTGATTCATGTCCCCTGGCTTACTCCTAAACACACTTCGTTTGCCTTCTTCAGGAATAATCCCTGCCCATAGTCGCTCTGATAGTAAACCCAGTGAAGCGCGATCCCATTGACCATCCTCTAACCAATCTACCAGCTCAGACACAATATTGGGAAAGACCACCTGCTTCTGTTTTGCCCGTGAGTACCAGTTCATGATCACCTCAGGGGTCACCTCGCTACATGTACTCCCATAATTAAGTTCCTGCAGGGCATAGGCATTACTCTCCTGCTCGGGTTGTCCCTGAAGAGGCTTGACAAGAAGCTTCTTTCCCAGAGAGATAGTCTCACTGGGGAGCTCGAATCCAGCATTACAGATGACCCCTTCAACCGTTTTCAGATCCCTGGGAAATGTCTCTCGTGAAAGTGGCTTAACCGTTATGTTTGCTTCGGGTCCTGGTCCAAGAGGCATCTGATTTGAATAAACTATAAAATCCAGGTCAGGTAGCTTTTTCAACTTGGCGATGAGCAGAGAGTGGTCTTCAAAGGGTAGATAGATCAGGATGGACCGATCTTTTGCTTTCTGCCAGTCCCAGACACTCGGAATGATGGGGGGAAGGATAGGTTCATTGTAATGGTGCCAGTGCAAACCAATACTTAGATCGACAGGTGCAAATTTCTGTATTAATGCTCGAGCTACTGGATTTGAGTTGGTCATAGGAACGTCGTAGTTAAAAGCATATTGATGCCCGATCCCTATGGAAGGAATTCCATGTTTGCGAGCGATGCGTGAGGTGATTGGCTCGAAATCACTGATTACCACATCAATATCACGGGCATTGAAATGATTGATGTCCCGGTACATTTTAAAAGGTTTTGCATTCAAAATTGTGCTGAGTTTTTGCACTTTGCCAGCACGAGTGTGGAATGTCAATCCCTCCATTAGCGTAAAGGGCATAAACGATTCCATGCCCCACAACTGATCGCCAGGACGTCCGGATACAATAACATTTACACGGTGTCCCCTCTGTTTTAGGGCGGATACGACTTCTCTTGAGCGGGTGATATGTCCATTCCCTGTGGCTTGCACGCCGTAAAGAATGTTTAAATTATCAGTCATCAACATGGGTAGATTCCACCAATCCTTTCTTTTTCATTTTTCTCGTTTTTTTCATCCTGCTCCCCTGTCGTTCCATGTGCCAGTGGATCGTGTGAAATTCACCAGAGAGATCTTCAATCAGAGCTGTACATGAATCTACCCAATCCCCACAATTCATATAGGTCAGACCCTCAATGGTTTTGATTTCAGCCTTGTGAATGTGACCACAAATCACTCCGTCATACCCATTTGCTCGGGCTGCACCAATCAATGCCTGTTCAAAACGTTTGATGATTCGCGAGATACTCTTTGTGCGTTGCTTCATGTAACCGGCCAGTGACCAATAGTCTCGGCCCATCAAATTGCGGAGACGCTGATTATGTCGACTGATGAACTGGATAACATGGAAAGCGCGATCCCCAATATGCGCCAGCCAGCGATAAGAGTCCTGCATGAAGATGTCATAGGCATCCCCATGAGTAACGAGTAGGCGTTTTCCATCTTGAGTGAGATATTCGATTTTATCCTTGATCTCAATATCACCGAACTTCAGATCCACATAATCCCTAAAGAGTTCATCATGATTCCCTGGGATATAAATTATCCGGACCCCTTTCTGACTCAGTTTGATCAATTTTTGTATTAGAAGAGAATGGCTAGGCTCCCAATTCCATGCAGATCGCATACCCCAGATGTCGATAATGTCTCCTACTAGAATGATCT
The sequence above is a segment of the Candidatus Neomarinimicrobiota bacterium genome. Coding sequences within it:
- a CDS encoding UDP-2,3-diacylglucosamine diphosphatase, whose translation is MDQTKKEKVKSIWLSDIHLGTSFSKADELLDFLNHYKSEQIILVGDIIDIWGMRSAWNWEPSHSLLIQKLIKLSQKGVRIIYIPGNHDELFRDYVDLKFGDIEIKDKIEYLTQDGKRLLVTHGDAYDIFMQDSYRWLAHIGDRAFHVIQFISRHNQRLRNLMGRDYWSLAGYMKQRTKSISRIIKRFEQALIGAARANGYDGVICGHIHKAEIKTIEGLTYMNCGDWVDSCTALIEDLSGEFHTIHWHMERQGSRMKKTRKMKKKGLVESTHVDD
- a CDS encoding MJ1255/VC2487 family glycosyltransferase; the encoded protein is MTDNLNILYGVQATGNGHITRSREVVSALKQRGHRVNVIVSGRPGDQLWGMESFMPFTLMEGLTFHTRAGKVQKLSTILNAKPFKMYRDINHFNARDIDVVISDFEPITSRIARKHGIPSIGIGHQYAFNYDVPMTNSNPVARALIQKFAPVDLSIGLHWHHYNEPILPPIIPSVWDWQKAKDRSILIYLPFEDHSLLIAKLKKLPDLDFIVYSNQMPLGPGPEANITVKPLSRETFPRDLKTVEGVICNAGFELPSETISLGKKLLVKPLQGQPEQESNAYALQELNYGSTCSEVTPEVIMNWYSRAKQKQVVFPNIVSELVDWLEDGQWDRASLGLLSERLWAGIIPEEGKRSVFRSKPGDMNQHEKNVQMGLTY
- a CDS encoding type II toxin-antitoxin system RelE/ParE family toxin, coding for MKVGFLDPAEQELTEAIDYYNTQSDGLGYLLAAEVQKSISRIIHYPEAWTLLSKRTRRCLVNRFPYAVIYQQQNELIIIIAIQNLHQHPDSWDSRVEK
- a CDS encoding nucleotidyltransferase domain-containing protein; its protein translation is MTRSDVINILSDFKESSAEKYGIILLGVFGSVARDQMNDQSDVDIVLQTRTPDPYLIVHIKKDLEKRLIHQVDIVRLRDSMNPSLKQRIEQDAIYV
- a CDS encoding addiction module protein, with product MTAQAQQILNDAVHLSPMERAELVEKILASFNFSNRNDIDASWAIEVENRIDAYDQGKIKLRTADEVFDKINK